The Pirellulales bacterium genome includes a window with the following:
- a CDS encoding 2-oxo acid dehydrogenase subunit E2, with protein sequence MAIDFKLPELGENIHSGDVVSVLVSVGDEIQSDQPVLEIETDKAVVEVPCPHSGRVTAIHVKKGDTIPIGGKIITLDGGGGDGSGGAAAAKAPEPAAKPAPAKAAPAPAEPAPAPAAKQASPPPTTAKPARAPAASARAAAAATLAPSNGGGAAPAAPSTRRLARELGVDLTGVPGTGPGGRITRDDVMAAVRSHGAAPASASAGASSEGAEPEGERDSYGPVRREPMTKIRRTIAANMAKSASTIPHVTNFDQADVTELERIRQGSKDSLAEVNIKLTPLAFVARAVALALRSHPVINASIDMEAEQLTFKEYVNLGIAVDTERGLVVPVIRGADKLSIPELAEELGIVAEKARTTTFTIDDLRGGTFTISNLGAVGGMYSTPIINHPEVAVLLVGRSKQMPVVIDGDLEVRLIMPLSLSYDHRLVDGAAAARFLNDVIALLENPGRLLFAV encoded by the coding sequence ATGGCGATCGACTTCAAGCTGCCCGAACTTGGCGAGAACATCCACTCTGGCGATGTGGTGAGCGTCTTGGTCTCCGTAGGAGACGAGATCCAAAGCGATCAACCGGTCCTCGAGATCGAAACCGACAAGGCGGTGGTCGAGGTCCCCTGCCCGCACAGCGGTCGCGTGACGGCGATCCATGTGAAGAAGGGAGACACGATTCCGATCGGCGGCAAGATCATCACGCTCGACGGTGGCGGGGGTGATGGTAGTGGTGGGGCCGCGGCGGCAAAGGCGCCCGAACCGGCCGCCAAGCCAGCCCCTGCGAAAGCGGCGCCAGCCCCGGCCGAGCCCGCACCGGCGCCCGCTGCGAAGCAGGCGTCTCCCCCCCCCACGACGGCCAAACCGGCACGCGCGCCCGCAGCGTCGGCTCGCGCAGCGGCTGCGGCAACACTCGCTCCTAGCAACGGTGGTGGCGCCGCTCCGGCGGCCCCCTCCACGCGGCGACTGGCACGCGAGTTGGGGGTCGACCTGACGGGCGTTCCGGGCACTGGTCCCGGCGGCCGGATCACGCGTGACGATGTGATGGCGGCCGTTCGCTCGCACGGCGCTGCCCCTGCGTCGGCCAGCGCGGGCGCTTCTTCAGAAGGGGCCGAACCCGAAGGTGAACGGGACTCGTACGGACCCGTGCGGCGCGAGCCGATGACCAAGATCCGTCGCACCATCGCGGCGAACATGGCCAAATCGGCCAGCACGATCCCGCACGTCACGAACTTCGACCAGGCGGACGTGACGGAGCTCGAGCGTATCCGCCAGGGGAGCAAGGACTCGTTGGCCGAGGTGAATATCAAGCTCACGCCGCTGGCCTTCGTCGCCCGGGCGGTGGCGCTGGCCCTGCGATCGCACCCGGTGATCAATGCCTCGATCGACATGGAGGCCGAGCAGCTCACATTCAAGGAATACGTGAACCTGGGCATCGCCGTCGACACCGAACGAGGGCTGGTCGTACCGGTGATTCGCGGGGCGGACAAACTCTCGATTCCTGAACTGGCCGAAGAACTGGGCATCGTCGCCGAAAAGGCTCGCACCACGACCTTCACGATTGACGATCTGCGCGGCGGCACGTTCACGATCAGCAATTTGGGGGCGGTGGGGGGCATGTACTCGACGCCGATCATCAATCACCCCGAAGTGGCCGTGCTGCTGGTCGGACGTTCGAAGCAGATGCCGGTCGTGATCGACGGCGATCTGGAAGTGCGACTGATCATGCCGCTGAGCCTGTCGTACGATCATCGCCTGGTCGATGGCGCCGCGGCGGCTCGCTTCCTGAACGACGTCATTGCGCTGCTCGAGAATCCGGGGCGTCTGCTCTTTGCCGTCTGA
- the aceE gene encoding pyruvate dehydrogenase (acetyl-transferring), homodimeric type, protein MAIDTVQHSDDVDPEETAEWLESLQYTLESKGPDRVSYLLATLADVAHQEGVELPFTANTPYTNTIPADKQPIYPGNREIERRIKSILRWNAMAMVVRANRESPGIGGHISTYASAATLLEVGFNHFFRGKSEDYSGDQIYFQGHASPGIYARAFLEGRLTEEQLANFRRELAPGGGLSSYPHPWLMPGFWEFPTVSMGLGPLFAIYQARFNRYLTDRGIKDTSNSHVWAFIGDGETDEPETLGAITLASREKLDNLIFVINCNLQRLDGPVRGNGKIIQELEAMFRGAGWNVIKVIWGDDWDPILEKDKDGALVRRMGEVVDGVYQKYTVSSGQYIREHFFGADPELLEMVKHLSDEKIKRMRRGGHDPEKVYAAYKAAVESNGKPTVILAKTVKGYGLGEAGEGRNVTHQQKKLNEEELREFRTRFGIPISDEDVAKTPFYRPPDKSAEMKYLQEHRTKLGGYVPGRPMVPLPMHVPALSDYTEMTESSGEREVSTTMAFVRMFAKLLRDPQLGRYIVPIVPDESRTFGMESLFRQCGIYSHVGQLYEPVDSESLLYYREAKDGQILEEGITEAGSMSSFVAAGTAYATHGVNMIPFFIYYSMFGFQRVGDQIWAAGDARAKGFLLGATAGRTTLAGEGLQHQDGHSHLIAIGYPNVRAYDPAFAYETAVIILSGLRQMYHEGQDTIFYVTLYNENYQMPAMPEGVVEGIEKGMYKLSTKIVGQGRPQVQLLASGPIVREALRAQQILAERFDISSVVWSVTSWKELRREGLAVQRWNMLHPTEEARTSYIEDLLQNERGPFIAASDHVQAVGDLIRPWIPGDYYVLGTGGFGRSDSRQALRRFFEVDAESITVAALSRLVQEGKVERETVARALRDLGLESEKSDPLAVQYTFEPPHPA, encoded by the coding sequence ATGGCCATCGACACGGTCCAACACTCGGATGACGTCGATCCCGAAGAAACCGCCGAATGGCTGGAATCGCTCCAGTACACGCTCGAGAGCAAGGGCCCGGATCGAGTGAGCTATCTGCTCGCCACGCTGGCAGACGTGGCGCATCAGGAGGGGGTCGAGCTCCCCTTTACGGCCAACACGCCCTACACCAACACGATCCCGGCCGACAAACAGCCGATCTATCCCGGCAATCGCGAGATCGAGCGCCGTATCAAGAGCATCCTGCGCTGGAATGCCATGGCGATGGTGGTTCGCGCGAATCGCGAATCCCCCGGCATCGGCGGGCACATCTCGACCTATGCCTCGGCCGCGACGCTGCTCGAAGTGGGCTTCAACCACTTCTTCCGCGGCAAGAGCGAGGATTACTCGGGGGATCAGATCTACTTTCAGGGACACGCTTCGCCGGGGATCTACGCGCGGGCTTTTCTCGAAGGTCGCCTGACCGAAGAGCAACTGGCCAACTTCCGCCGCGAGCTGGCGCCCGGGGGGGGGCTGTCCTCCTACCCACACCCCTGGTTGATGCCCGGCTTCTGGGAATTCCCCACGGTGTCGATGGGGCTGGGGCCACTGTTTGCGATCTACCAGGCGCGTTTTAACCGCTATCTGACCGATCGGGGCATCAAGGACACGTCGAACTCGCACGTGTGGGCCTTCATCGGCGACGGCGAGACCGACGAACCGGAGACGCTGGGAGCGATCACGCTCGCCTCGCGCGAGAAGCTCGACAACCTGATCTTCGTCATCAACTGCAACCTGCAGCGGCTCGACGGCCCGGTGCGTGGCAACGGCAAGATCATCCAGGAACTCGAGGCCATGTTCCGCGGGGCGGGCTGGAACGTGATCAAGGTGATCTGGGGGGACGACTGGGACCCCATCCTCGAAAAGGACAAGGACGGCGCGCTCGTGCGGCGCATGGGCGAGGTCGTCGACGGCGTCTATCAGAAGTACACGGTCAGCTCGGGCCAATACATTCGCGAGCACTTCTTCGGCGCCGATCCCGAGTTGCTCGAGATGGTCAAGCACCTCTCGGACGAGAAGATCAAGCGGATGCGCCGCGGCGGCCACGACCCCGAGAAGGTCTACGCGGCGTACAAGGCGGCCGTCGAAAGCAACGGCAAGCCCACGGTGATCTTGGCCAAGACGGTCAAGGGCTATGGCCTGGGCGAAGCGGGCGAAGGCCGCAACGTCACGCACCAGCAGAAGAAGCTGAACGAAGAAGAGCTGCGCGAATTCCGCACGCGGTTCGGGATTCCGATCTCGGACGAAGACGTGGCGAAAACCCCCTTCTATCGGCCCCCCGACAAGAGTGCCGAGATGAAGTACCTGCAAGAGCACCGCACGAAGCTGGGGGGCTATGTGCCCGGCCGGCCGATGGTGCCGCTGCCCATGCACGTGCCGGCGCTCTCCGACTACACGGAAATGACCGAGAGCAGTGGCGAGCGCGAAGTCTCGACCACGATGGCCTTCGTGCGCATGTTCGCCAAGTTGTTGCGCGATCCGCAGCTCGGCCGCTACATCGTGCCGATCGTGCCGGACGAGTCGCGCACGTTCGGCATGGAGTCGCTCTTCCGCCAGTGCGGCATCTACTCGCACGTGGGGCAACTCTACGAGCCGGTCGATTCAGAAAGCCTGCTCTACTACCGCGAGGCCAAAGACGGGCAGATCCTCGAAGAAGGGATCACCGAGGCGGGCTCGATGTCGTCGTTCGTGGCGGCGGGAACCGCCTACGCCACGCACGGCGTGAACATGATCCCGTTCTTCATCTATTACTCGATGTTCGGCTTCCAGCGCGTGGGGGACCAGATCTGGGCCGCCGGCGATGCCCGCGCCAAGGGCTTCCTCCTGGGGGCGACCGCCGGCCGTACGACGCTCGCCGGCGAAGGGCTCCAACATCAGGACGGCCACAGCCATCTCATCGCCATCGGCTACCCGAACGTGCGTGCCTACGATCCGGCCTTTGCCTATGAGACGGCCGTAATCATCCTCTCCGGCCTGCGGCAGATGTACCACGAGGGGCAGGACACGATCTTCTACGTCACGCTCTACAACGAGAACTACCAGATGCCCGCCATGCCCGAGGGGGTGGTCGAAGGAATCGAAAAGGGAATGTATAAGCTCTCGACGAAGATCGTGGGCCAAGGCCGGCCCCAGGTGCAGTTGCTCGCCAGCGGTCCGATCGTTCGCGAGGCGTTGCGGGCGCAGCAGATCCTGGCCGAGCGTTTCGACATTTCGAGCGTCGTGTGGAGCGTGACCAGTTGGAAAGAGCTGCGTCGCGAAGGTCTCGCCGTGCAGCGTTGGAACATGCTGCATCCGACGGAAGAGGCGCGCACGTCGTATATTGAAGACCTGCTCCAAAACGAGCGAGGCCCCTTCATTGCCGCCTCGGATCACGTGCAGGCGGTGGGAGATTTGATTCGTCCCTGGATTCCCGGCGATTACTACGTGCTGGGAACCGGCGGCTTCGGCCGTAGCGATTCGCGCCAGGCGCTGCGTCGCTTCTTCGAGGTCGATGCCGAGAGCATTACCGTCGCGGCGCTGTCGCGACTCGTGCAAGAGGGCAAGGTCGAACGCGAGACTGTCGCGCGGGCCTTGCGCGATCTGGGCCTCGAGTCGGAGAAGTCCGACCCGCTGGCCGTTCAATACACCTTTGAGCCGCCCCATCCGGCCTGA
- a CDS encoding glutamine synthetase has protein sequence MTDSRSGAHWIPAWFNADEIDTVVVTFPDSYGRLLGKRFTRSHFMRAVAEGGTHACNYLLTVDMEMNPLPGFNLASWEQGYGDFHATVDLRTLRRVPWAPGSALVLCDLERDDHTPIAEAPRRVLQKQIERLAAAGLSAMVASELEFYLFPESFETVTAKGFRGLERGCDYLIDYHLLQPARDEEFMRRVRNEMNDAGVIVEGSKGEWGRGQHELNLLYCEALEMADRHVIFKHGTKEIASQLGKSVTFMAKWAGDEAGSSFHLHTSIWDKAGNHNRFWDEKAKAPSELFRHFLGGLMRYGRELGYFFAPTINSYKRYQVASWAPTSLVWAHDNRTTGFRVIGSGNGLRIENRSPGADANPYLAFAATIVAGLAGVREKIDCGDPFTGNAYADASLPRLPSSLDEAADLLGESKLARTELGDEVVDFYVHTARSEAAAYRQAVTDWERVRYFERI, from the coding sequence ATGACCGATTCCCGCAGCGGCGCTCATTGGATTCCGGCCTGGTTCAACGCCGACGAGATCGATACGGTCGTCGTCACGTTTCCCGACTCGTATGGCCGCCTGTTGGGCAAGCGTTTCACGCGCAGCCACTTCATGCGGGCCGTGGCCGAAGGGGGGACGCATGCCTGCAACTACTTGCTGACGGTCGACATGGAGATGAACCCGCTGCCGGGTTTCAACCTGGCGAGTTGGGAGCAGGGCTACGGCGACTTTCACGCCACGGTCGATCTGCGCACGCTGCGCCGGGTGCCTTGGGCGCCCGGCTCGGCGCTGGTGCTGTGCGATCTGGAGCGCGACGATCACACGCCGATCGCCGAAGCCCCGCGCCGCGTGCTGCAGAAGCAGATCGAGCGACTCGCGGCGGCCGGCCTGTCGGCGATGGTCGCCTCGGAACTCGAGTTCTACTTGTTTCCCGAGTCGTTCGAGACGGTCACTGCCAAGGGGTTCCGCGGTCTGGAGCGGGGCTGCGATTACCTGATCGACTATCACCTCTTGCAGCCGGCGCGCGACGAGGAGTTCATGCGCCGCGTGCGCAACGAAATGAACGACGCCGGCGTGATCGTCGAAGGGAGCAAGGGAGAATGGGGACGCGGGCAGCACGAGCTGAACCTGCTGTACTGCGAGGCCCTCGAGATGGCCGACCGCCACGTGATCTTCAAGCACGGCACGAAGGAGATCGCCTCGCAACTCGGCAAGTCGGTCACCTTCATGGCCAAGTGGGCCGGCGACGAGGCGGGCAGCAGCTTCCATCTGCACACGAGCATCTGGGACAAGGCCGGCAACCACAATCGCTTCTGGGACGAGAAAGCCAAGGCGCCGAGCGAGTTGTTCCGCCACTTCCTGGGTGGGCTGATGCGCTACGGCCGCGAGCTGGGTTACTTCTTCGCTCCGACCATTAACAGCTATAAGCGCTACCAGGTCGCTTCCTGGGCGCCGACGTCGCTCGTCTGGGCGCACGACAATCGCACCACCGGCTTCCGCGTGATCGGCAGCGGCAACGGCTTGCGAATCGAAAACCGCTCGCCCGGCGCGGATGCGAATCCTTACCTGGCCTTTGCCGCCACGATCGTCGCCGGCCTGGCCGGCGTGCGCGAGAAGATCGACTGCGGCGATCCTTTCACGGGCAACGCCTACGCCGATGCCTCGCTGCCGCGGCTTCCCAGCTCGCTCGACGAGGCGGCCGACCTGCTGGGAGAAAGCAAGCTGGCTCGTACAGAACTCGGCGATGAAGTCGTGGACTTCTACGTCCACACGGCCCGCAGCGAAGCGGCCGCCTATCGGCAGGCGGTGACCGACTGGGAACGCGTGCGTTACTTCGAGCGAATCTAG
- a CDS encoding long-chain-fatty-acid--CoA ligase, translated as MYVTQTLKRAMLLFGKETAVRNGDLTLDYRQFGERIQRFAGALRSLGVGHDDKVAILSLNSHRYLEAIFATMWADGIIVPLNIRLAPPELIHQINEAEVRVLIVDQTFSMMLPAFEGKLHTVRQIIFSGETPPPDGLLDFEQLVARSQPIEDARRGGDQVAGIFYTGGTTGRAKGVMLSHDNIMANAENTLMVNSSRHHDVYLHSAPMFHLADLSGTFAVTLVGATHAFIPFFEPLAVLQAIERFRASLVLMIPTMLNMVLNHPRFHEFDLTSIRAISYGAAPIPLALLQKALKELPCDFIQGYGMTELSPLCAMLPPEAHRLDGSPEMEKRLRAAGIPIFTAEVAIMDENDQEVPRGTVGEICARGPMVMKGYWKQPEETAKALRNGWMHTGDAGYMDEDGYIFLVDRTKDMIVTGGENVYSVEVEAALYEHPAVLEAAVIGIPDEQWGEAVHAIIFLKPGKHASEEELVHHCHGLIANYKCPKSVAVVDQELPKSGAGKILKRDLRQPYWEGQERMIH; from the coding sequence ATGTACGTCACGCAGACTCTGAAACGCGCCATGTTGCTCTTCGGCAAGGAAACCGCCGTGCGCAACGGCGATCTGACGCTCGACTACCGTCAGTTCGGCGAGCGCATTCAGCGGTTTGCCGGGGCGCTGCGCAGCCTGGGCGTTGGACACGACGACAAGGTGGCGATCCTCTCGCTCAACAGCCATCGCTATCTGGAGGCGATCTTCGCCACGATGTGGGCCGATGGGATCATCGTACCCCTCAATATTCGTCTTGCCCCTCCGGAGCTGATCCACCAGATCAACGAGGCCGAGGTTCGCGTGCTCATCGTCGACCAGACGTTCTCGATGATGCTGCCCGCCTTCGAAGGCAAGCTGCATACCGTGCGGCAGATCATCTTCTCGGGCGAGACGCCTCCCCCCGATGGCCTGCTCGACTTCGAGCAACTGGTCGCCAGGTCGCAGCCGATCGAGGACGCGCGCCGCGGAGGAGACCAGGTCGCCGGCATCTTCTACACCGGCGGCACGACGGGGCGTGCCAAGGGGGTGATGCTCTCGCACGACAACATCATGGCCAACGCCGAGAACACGCTGATGGTGAACTCGTCTCGCCATCACGACGTCTACCTGCACTCGGCGCCGATGTTCCACCTGGCCGATCTCTCGGGCACGTTTGCCGTCACGCTCGTGGGCGCGACGCACGCTTTTATTCCCTTCTTCGAGCCGCTGGCCGTACTGCAGGCCATCGAGCGTTTCCGCGCGTCGCTCGTGTTGATGATTCCCACGATGCTCAATATGGTGCTGAATCACCCGCGGTTCCATGAGTTCGACCTGACGAGCATCCGTGCGATCTCGTATGGCGCCGCGCCGATCCCGCTGGCACTGCTGCAGAAGGCGCTCAAGGAACTGCCGTGCGACTTTATTCAGGGCTACGGCATGACGGAACTATCGCCGCTTTGCGCCATGTTGCCCCCCGAGGCGCACCGGCTCGACGGTTCGCCCGAGATGGAAAAGCGTCTCCGCGCGGCGGGCATCCCCATCTTCACGGCCGAAGTGGCGATCATGGACGAGAACGATCAGGAGGTACCGCGCGGCACGGTGGGAGAGATCTGTGCCCGTGGTCCGATGGTGATGAAGGGCTACTGGAAGCAACCGGAGGAAACGGCCAAGGCGCTGCGCAACGGCTGGATGCACACGGGGGACGCCGGCTATATGGACGAAGACGGTTATATCTTCCTCGTCGATCGCACGAAGGACATGATCGTGACCGGTGGCGAGAATGTCTATTCGGTCGAGGTCGAGGCGGCGCTGTACGAGCATCCGGCGGTGCTCGAAGCGGCCGTGATCGGCATTCCGGATGAACAGTGGGGCGAAGCGGTCCACGCGATCATCTTTCTCAAGCCGGGCAAGCACGCCAGCGAGGAAGAGCTCGTCCACCATTGCCACGGGCTGATCGCCAACTACAAATGCCCGAAGAGCGTGGCCGTCGTCGACCAGGAGCTACCGAAGAGCGGCGCCGGCAAGATCCTGAAGCGCGATCTCCGCCAACCGTATTGGGAAGGGCAGGAGCGGATGATTCATTAA
- a CDS encoding FAD-binding oxidoreductase translates to MTSVEQTADVIIIGGGVAGASTAMQLALRGQKVLVLERQMLGAGSTGRAAGLLGQLRSTKVATQMLRDGVEIVKDLERRAEVEIFVETGSLRVANTPDRAGEIRDHVALAKEVGLAVEHVDNREVARLLPYMRTDDLLDACLCPTDGHLQPAELLAAYVKVARGAGATFITQAPVEKVHVAGGRVRGVRAAGKEYSAPIVLNATGPWSYLVAERAESRLPTAAIGHYYLTTAPRDETPVSRTSPAVRDRENRIYSRPEAGGLLVGMYEDEPVEYDIEALGPDFDMSQMRAARDQYNVALLVDAASRRFPFINERTPMTITTGIMTFTPDGQPMCGADAEIQGLFHCTGFCGHGIVQSPAIGLTMAELILDGRSRYDVAQIEADRFFDILELRDRATIKQRCYQTYAGYYGQVVRTGSH, encoded by the coding sequence ATGACGAGCGTCGAACAAACGGCCGACGTAATCATTATCGGCGGAGGAGTCGCGGGCGCGAGCACCGCCATGCAACTGGCACTGCGTGGCCAGAAGGTCCTCGTCCTCGAGCGGCAAATGCTTGGCGCCGGCTCGACGGGCCGTGCCGCTGGGTTGCTCGGTCAACTCCGCTCGACCAAAGTGGCCACGCAGATGCTGCGCGATGGTGTCGAGATCGTCAAAGATCTCGAACGCCGGGCCGAAGTGGAAATCTTCGTCGAGACCGGCTCGCTCCGCGTGGCGAATACGCCCGATCGCGCGGGAGAGATCCGCGATCACGTCGCCCTGGCGAAGGAAGTGGGACTGGCCGTCGAGCACGTCGACAACCGCGAGGTAGCCCGCCTGTTGCCCTACATGCGGACCGACGACCTGCTCGACGCCTGCCTCTGTCCTACGGATGGCCACCTGCAACCGGCCGAACTACTGGCGGCCTACGTCAAGGTGGCCCGCGGCGCCGGTGCCACGTTCATCACCCAGGCGCCGGTCGAGAAGGTCCACGTCGCAGGGGGACGCGTGCGCGGCGTGCGCGCGGCAGGCAAGGAATACTCCGCGCCCATCGTGCTCAACGCGACGGGGCCGTGGTCCTATCTCGTGGCCGAGCGCGCCGAGAGCCGGCTGCCCACCGCGGCGATCGGCCATTACTACCTGACGACGGCGCCGCGCGACGAGACGCCGGTCTCGCGCACAAGCCCCGCGGTCCGCGATCGCGAGAATCGCATCTATTCGCGACCCGAGGCGGGAGGCCTGCTCGTCGGCATGTACGAAGATGAGCCGGTCGAATACGACATCGAGGCGCTGGGTCCCGACTTCGATATGTCGCAGATGCGCGCCGCACGCGATCAATACAACGTTGCCTTGCTGGTCGACGCCGCCAGCCGGCGCTTTCCGTTCATCAACGAACGCACCCCGATGACGATCACCACCGGCATCATGACCTTCACGCCCGACGGTCAGCCGATGTGCGGAGCCGACGCCGAGATCCAGGGGCTCTTCCACTGCACGGGCTTCTGCGGACACGGCATCGTGCAAAGCCCAGCCATCGGCCTGACGATGGCCGAGTTGATCCTCGACGGCCGTTCGCGCTACGACGTCGCGCAGATCGAGGCCGATCGCTTCTTCGATATTCTCGAGCTCCGCGATCGCGCCACCATCAAGCAGCGCTGCTACCAAACCTATGCCGGCTACTACGGGCAGGTCGTGCGGACGGGCTCGCACTAG
- the lpdA gene encoding dihydrolipoyl dehydrogenase yields MHSQLVVLGGGPGGYAAAFMAADLGMQVTLVEADQRLGGTCLLRGCIPSKALLHVARVVSETREIEEWGVGFDKPSIDLDRLRARKDKVIDTASGGLSQLAKQRKVRIVRARGTFENSTTLRLAGGDPGARDGDRLTFDHCILAVGSSPTIFPAFDLKTDRVMDSTGALELRDIPESLLVVGGGYIGLEMGTVYAELGAKVTVVELTDGLLPGADRDLVRPLHARLEKIFEAIHLKTKVSALRDRGNKIEAELEGPEGPETKRFSRVLVAVGRRPNSAGLGLENTRVKLDQRGFVLVDEKLRTADPHILAIGDVAGEPMLAHKASHEGKVAVEALHGEPAAFEPAAIPAVVFTDPELAWTGLTEEQAKAAGRSIEVARYPWGASGRAQALGRTDGLTKIVFDPESEAILGVGIVGAGAGELIAEATLAIEMGATARDLAETIHAHPTLSETLAFSSEVHLGYATEIYRPKRSVKKETPSEAGQTAEPESQAPATPVEA; encoded by the coding sequence ATGCACAGTCAACTTGTGGTATTGGGGGGCGGACCTGGTGGATATGCGGCCGCCTTCATGGCCGCCGATCTCGGCATGCAGGTAACGCTGGTCGAGGCAGACCAGCGCCTTGGCGGCACCTGTCTGCTGCGGGGCTGTATCCCCTCGAAGGCGCTGCTGCACGTGGCGCGCGTCGTCAGCGAAACGCGCGAGATAGAAGAATGGGGTGTCGGCTTCGACAAGCCCTCGATCGATCTCGATCGGCTGCGAGCGCGCAAGGATAAAGTGATCGACACGGCCTCCGGCGGGTTGAGCCAACTGGCCAAACAGCGCAAGGTGCGCATCGTGCGTGCTCGGGGGACCTTCGAGAACTCGACCACCTTGCGTCTGGCCGGGGGTGATCCCGGTGCTCGCGACGGCGATCGACTGACGTTCGACCACTGCATTCTTGCCGTTGGGTCGAGCCCCACGATCTTTCCGGCCTTCGATCTGAAGACCGATCGGGTGATGGATTCGACGGGCGCCCTCGAGCTGCGCGACATTCCCGAATCGTTGCTCGTGGTGGGGGGTGGCTACATCGGGCTCGAAATGGGCACGGTGTACGCCGAACTGGGCGCCAAGGTCACCGTCGTCGAATTGACCGACGGCCTGCTGCCGGGGGCGGATCGGGATCTCGTCCGCCCGCTGCACGCGCGACTCGAGAAGATCTTCGAAGCGATCCATCTCAAGACGAAAGTGTCCGCGCTACGCGATCGTGGCAACAAGATCGAGGCCGAGCTCGAAGGGCCCGAGGGGCCGGAGACCAAACGTTTCAGCCGCGTGCTGGTCGCCGTCGGGCGGCGCCCCAACAGTGCGGGGCTTGGTCTCGAGAACACGCGGGTCAAGCTCGACCAACGGGGTTTCGTCCTGGTGGATGAAAAGCTGCGGACGGCCGATCCGCACATCCTGGCCATCGGCGATGTCGCCGGCGAGCCGATGCTCGCGCATAAGGCGTCGCACGAAGGGAAGGTGGCAGTCGAGGCCCTGCACGGCGAACCGGCCGCCTTCGAGCCGGCGGCGATCCCGGCGGTCGTCTTCACCGATCCCGAATTGGCCTGGACCGGTCTGACCGAAGAACAGGCCAAGGCGGCCGGTCGCAGCATCGAAGTCGCGCGGTACCCCTGGGGGGCGAGCGGACGAGCCCAGGCCTTGGGTCGCACCGATGGGCTGACCAAGATCGTCTTCGACCCGGAGAGCGAGGCGATCCTCGGCGTGGGGATTGTCGGCGCCGGGGCGGGCGAGTTGATCGCCGAAGCGACGTTGGCCATTGAAATGGGGGCCACGGCGCGCGATCTCGCCGAGACGATCCACGCCCATCCCACGCTCAGCGAGACGCTGGCCTTCTCCAGTGAGGTACATTTGGGGTACGCGACGGAAATCTATCGACCGAAGCGCAGCGTCAAGAAAGAAACGCCGAGCGAGGCTGGTCAAACCGCCGAGCCGGAATCACAAGCCCCCGCGACGCCGGTAGAGGCGTAG